The Physeter macrocephalus isolate SW-GA chromosome 17, ASM283717v5, whole genome shotgun sequence nucleotide sequence GCGAGAAGCCCAACGCTGAGGACATGACGTCCAAAGATTACTACTTTGACTCCTATGCTCACTTTGGCATCCACGAGGTAAGTATGGACAGACACCTCATAAGGCTGCTGAGTCTTCAGGGGGGTTAATGTTTGGGAGGACTGGAACTTAATTTCCAACGCATGCGCACTGCCTTCCGGGGCAGCGGGCCTCCCCTCTGCGCATATGAGGCTCACGCTCCGGGGTCGCCTCTCCCAGCCGTTGCCTTGGAGACAGAGGTTAGCCTGGCTCTCTGCCGGGCCCCTCttgggaggctggggtgggagcgCGCATGTGTGCCTGAGACTTCAGCCAGAGGTCAGGGTCTGCCGGTCTCTGCCGCCCTCTAGTGACTGGCGGCGGGATTGTCCCGCAGCTGTTCGTGCCCAGTGTGCCGAAGGCTTCTCGACCCTTTTGCACGCAATGGAGGCTCAGGTCCCAGAAAGCAGCTGGGATGGAATtgtgaagatttttctttttttaattgttatgaaatatacataacaaaatttaccatttgcaAGTATgcggttcagtggcattaacttgctgaggactttttttttttttttgtgatacgcgggcctctcaccgctgtggcctctcccgttgcggagcacaggctccggacgcgcaggctcagcggccacggctcacgggcccagccgctccgcggcatgtgggatcttcccggactggggcacgaacccgcgtcccctgcatcggcaggcggactcccaaccactgcgccaccagggaagccctgctgaggACTTTTTAAAGCCAAGGCTCACAGGGGCTTAGGTGGCAATGGTAGAACCGAAGGTGGCTGATATGGGAGTTTAGTCCACCCAACCCGATTTtacaaatagggaaactgaggcgtATGGAAGGGAAATGACTTGTTCCAAGGGGACTAAAGCAAGTTTGAGGTCTGAGCTCTAGCTCTCGAAATGGTCAGTGTGTTGGAGGCCAGGGCACCCTGTTTTCCAGCTGAGGATGCAGGCCCCCTCATGATATCTTTGTACCCGCCTCCTCCAGGAAATGCTGAAAGATGAGGTCCGCACCCTCACGTACCGAAACTCCATGTTTCACAACCGGCACCTTTTCAAAGACAAAGTGGTGCTGGACGTGGGCTCGGGCACAGGGATCCTCTGCATGTTCGCTGCCAAGGCCGGGGCCCGCAAGGTCATCGGGGTGAGTGTCCTCGGCAGCGGGCGGGCCTGAGcctgtggggggaaggggggcccCTTGGGGCTCGGGAATTgggtggagggggatggggaCTGAGGGTGGGACTGGGGGGGCTCTCACCCTCCCTTCTTCCTGGGCCCCCAGATCGAGTGTTCCAGTATCTCTGATTATGCGGTGAAGATCGTCAAAGCCAACAAGTTAGACCACGGTGAGCCAAAGGAAGAGAACGGGTTTGTGGGGAGGGAGCGGCTGATCCCAGCTTCCCCGGGGCCCTCGGCAAGGGGATGGGGGCCACTGAACTCAAATTCAGGCATTCCTTCTCCATGGACTCTGGGCTGCTGACAGCCCAAGAGTCCAGCCTTCTCAGAACCCACCACCTGACAAGTCATCTTAGAATCTGAGTGCAGAAGTCGCAAGCTCAGTGCCTCAGTCTTTAAAAAAGGGTTGGGGGAGCGGGGCAAGGAGCAGTCTTTCGTTTTTTCAGTGAGTGTTAGAGTCACGAGGTTGGCATCTGAGGGCCTGTAGTAAGAAGTCTCCTACCTGCCTCTCAGCCACCCTCCTTTGAGTGCAGCCAATGGTCCCTTCCGGAGAAGTCCGTACCTATGAGcaaatatacgtgtgtgtgtgtttctacgTTCACGTGCCGGTTTTTGACACAGATAGCATTTCATACATATTAACACAAGTCTTCTGCCCTTTGCTTTTTTCACCTGCTTATCGTGTGGTTTAACATTTTTCACGATTTTGAGAGGATCTTGCTTTTTGATGGCTGCCATCATCTGTCTACCCATACACCAGCTTTCTTAACCAAGTCCCTGGTGATGAGCATTTAAGCTTCCTAGGTTTCCATCTCCCTACGCGTAACGTCATTGTCATCTCAGATAAGAACTAGTGTATCTGTGAGGTCAGTTCATAAAAGTAGGGGATCGTGTGGGTCAAAAATGGAAGTTGAGCAGATACTGCCAAATTGTCCTCCCCACCTGCAAGGTTTGAGGGGCAGAGAGCATGGGAAGATGGTGGGGTTTTCAGGTGGGAGGGCTCTTGGCATTCTAGAAGCTGAAGGGATTTTATTAAAAGAGACTAATATAATGCATCCCCAAGTACCCATcacttgggtttttgtttttgtttttgtttttgtttttttttttttcagtggtacgcgggcctcacactgttgtggcctctcccgttgcggagcacaggctcagcggccatggctcacgggcccagccgctccgcagcatgtgagtgagatcttcccggaccgggacctgaacccgtgtcccctgcatcggcaggcggactcagccactgcgccaccagggaagcccatcactcAGCTTTAAGTATCTCCTTTTGAAGCAAATTCCGACTGTACAAGTACTGCTGTGTGTGTCTCTAATAGATAAGGCCATTTTAAAAGCATgacctgggcttctctggtggcacagtggttgaaaatccgcctgccaatgcaggggacatgggttcgagccctggtccaggaagatcccacatgccgctgagcaactaagcccgtgcgccataactactgagcctgcactctagagcccgtgagcctggagcctgttctccgcaacaggggaagccactacaatgagaagcccatgcaccgcaacaaagagtagccccctcacctcaactagagaaagcccatgcgcagcaatgtagacccaacatagccaaaaataataaataaaataaattaatttaaaaaacacacaaaacgtgacctggcggtccagtggttaggacttggcgctttcactgcctgggccggggttcgatccctggtcaaggagctaagatctcacaagctgcagagtgcagccaaaaaaaaagactgagtgggaaaatcttttttttttttttttttttttttttgaaaaacaaagcaaaaccctcGATGCGAGGGCTGACTTTTAATAGATTGCAGCGAGCTCTGCTGAGTATGAAACGCTGACCCAGAAGCAGGTCATCTACGAATGGTTTAGCAGCTTCCCCACGAATGTGCAGTGCGTGATGGGCGAGGGGTCAACCACCTTTCTGACCGTGCCTCATGTCCCAGGATGAAGGGCTCTCCGCACCGGGCCCCGGGCCTGACTGTTAGTGGAGAAATCTTAACGTCACCTAATACCTAATCCACGTAAAGTTTTTGCTCCTGCCTCAGAAATACCCCatgatgaatgaatgttgaaacTAAGTTAACAGGGTGTGGCTTCAGCTCGTGGAGTTCTTTGTAGATGCCCCAATACAACCCCCAGCCCTTCCTTGAGAAGACAAGGGCGGTCCCAGTGGGGTCCCTGGGCCATCCCCGTTTCCCCCAAGGGAGGCGAGCGGGTGGGCCTCCTCTGGGCTGGTGGCATGTGCCCTTGTCTGCCTCCCAGTGGTGACCATCATCaaggggaaggtggaggaggTGGAGCTTCCGGTGGAGAAGGTGGACATCATCATCAGCGAGTGGATGGGCTACTGCCTCTTTTACGAGTCGATGCTCAACACTGTGCTCTACGCCCGAGACAAGTGGCTGGTGAGGCCCCCAGCGGGGCGGGAGCAGCTGATGCAGGCCAGGGTGCTTCGGCCGTTCGTTGAGCATATGTCAGGGTCCAGGCAGAAAAGGAAAGCCATGCTAGGTATTTCCCACAGTGGCAGTGAATACCGGGGATTGAATACATCTCCTACACAGATGTTAGGAGGCCCGCAGCCAAGACGGAGGGGAGCCAGTACTGGAAGCTGGACAGGGACGGGGAGATGGTACAGTGTCAGGAGAGTTAGTGCTGGGAAGAGAACGATAGCAGGGCATAGGGATAGGGAGGGACTGGGGGGCTGTGGTCCCAGGTGCTCCAGTCAGCGCAGGCCTCCCACGGGAGGTGACTGAGACCTGAGCAGAGGATGGGAAGGAGCTGCATGGGATCTGAGGGGAAAGGCACACTGGGCAGAGGATTTTCGCCAGTGCGTGGGTTCCGGGGCAGGAGTGCGCTTGCTGTGCGTTGAGCAGCGGTGAGGTTGTAGTGGAATGAGGGTCTGAAGGAGCGCTGGGAGGTGAAATTGGAGGTGAGGGGTGGAGGGGCCTGTGCAGATCCCGCAGGGCCTCGTGGACCCCTGAGAGACTTTGCTTTACTCTTCAGGGGAGTGGCGGCGGGGGGTGGTTCTGAGGATGCCTCAGGACCCCTGAAGGACAGGGTCTGACTTAGATGCTCCTGGGAGCCATCAGGCGGCCATCCGGGGAGCAAACCGAGGGCTGAGGCTGGGGACCAGTGAGGGGGCCGCTTCAGGAGTCCACGTGGGCGACGTTGGTAGCTCAGAccagggcgggggcaggggtggtgtaAAGAGACAGAACGGGCGAGGAGACAAAATGGGGCAGCGTTGCCGGGGCCCCCCACCCTCCATGCCCTTGCCCTGCTCCTTTGCACTCTGCAGGCACCCGACGGCctcatcttcccggaccgagccACGCTGTACGTGACGGCCATCGAGGACCGGCAGTACAAAGACTACAAGATCCACTGTGAGCTCGGGGCCCGAGGAGCCCGGGGGGTGCAGGCTCGGGGCCGGGCGCCCCCCGggctcacccctcccctcctccccagggtggGAGAACGTGTATGGCTTTGACATGTCTTGCATCAAAGACGTGGCCATCAAGGAGCCCCTGGTGGATGTGGTGGACCCCAAGCAGCTGGTCACCAACGCTTGCCTGATAAAGGTGAGGAGGTGGGGTGGCCGGGCGTCCCGCAGGGTCAGCCCAAGAAGGGCCAGTGCGTGGGACCTCAGTGCACAGAGTGCTTGCTTGCCCGAGGTCTTGGGAGCCTGACGGATCTGCTGGAGGTGGCGCTAGACGCTGCAGAAGCCCCTTCGTTCAAAGAGCTTTGTGAGCCAGGCATGGCCCTTGGGTTCCAGAACAAGGCAGTGACGTGGGCTGGCCCTGCCTCCAAGGCACACCTCCCGGAGGGCACGTCCGCCCGAGGCAGGCAGCTAAGACCCCAGGCAGGGCCACCAAATGCAGAAAGCCCAGCGCCACGAGTGAGTTTATACACACATGGATCCCTGATAAAGACTACCAGCAGCCATCATTTTTTGAGGTCCCTCTCCCGACCCACAGTGTCAAATCTTGCTGGGATGCTCATGGCGGGCAAaactgggtggaggagggagttTGTAGAGGGAGATGGCAGGGCGGACGCCCTGACTGGACGAGCCTCCGTGGCCTGAGTCAGGAGCCCCGGTTTTGCTTTGAGTGTACCGGGGAGCAGtgaaaggattttaagcagggatGTGACATGATCTGTTTTTAAACTGTCGCACTGGCTGATAACGTGGAGTAAGGGATGTGGGGGGAGAGGGCGGGAGCCACGGAGCCCTGTTAAGATGCTGCCGCATCCGGAGCGGGGGATGCTGGCCAGGGGCAGGGCACAGGCAGTGGAGAGGGGAAGACGGGCGATTCTCTAAGGAACGGTAGTCGTTGTAGGAGGTCAGACTGTCTGGTTCGGGGCTGGAGTTGGAAGAGCAGGGACCAGGGGATCCAGCGGGCCCCCCCCACGGTTTCCCCGCTGGGCCGGAGGTCGGGCGGTGGGGCTCACGCGGCTCATCCCGCAGGAGGTGGACATCTACACGGTCAAGGTGGAAGACCTAACCTTCACCTCGCCCTTCTGCCTGCAAGTGAAGCGGAACGACTACGTGCACGCGCTGGTGGCCTACTTCAACATCGAGTTCACCCGCTGCCACAAGAGGACCGGTTTCTCCACCAGtgaggctgggccctgggccgGCGGGGGCCCAGGGACCGTGGGGCATGTGACAAGCGGCCAGAGGGAGCCACGGGGACACCGAGGACCCGGGTCCTGACGCCGGCTCTGCCGGCCGACCTGGGCGTGCGGTGCCTCCGTTTCCCCACCCGTGAAACAGCCCCTCCCAGGCTTGACGAGGGTGAAGGGGCCACGGTCACCGCTTAGTCGGTGGGGTGTCCGGGCCGAGGGGAAGGTACGGGCTGGGAGGGTTAGGAGGCGGGTGGGCCCGGCTGACCCGCCTCCCCCGCCAGGCCCTGAGTCCCCATACACACACTGGAAGCAGACGGTGTTCTACATGGAGGACTACCTGACGGTGAAGACGGGAGAGGAGATCTTTGGCACCATCGGCATGCGGCCCAACGCCAAGAACAACGTGAGGCtctgggggggggtggtgggctCAGGGGCACCTCTCCCTGTTCTGGGGCCCCAGCACCCTTCAGCCCCAAGCCTGCCAGCCGGCCTGGCTACACTCTGCTCTGGCCTCATCTGTCTGG carries:
- the PRMT1 gene encoding protein arginine N-methyltransferase 1 isoform X2, translated to MAAAEAANCIMEVSCAQAESSEKPNAEDMTSKDYYFDSYAHFGIHEEMLKDEVRTLTYRNSMFHNRHLFKDKVVLDVGSGTGILCMFAAKAGARKVIGIECSSISDYAVKIVKANKLDHVVTIIKGKVEEVELPVEKVDIIISEWMGYCLFYESMLNTVLYARDKWLAPDGLIFPDRATLYVTAIEDRQYKDYKIHWWENVYGFDMSCIKDVAIKEPLVDVVDPKQLVTNACLIKEVDIYTVKVEDLTFTSPFCLQVKRNDYVHALVAYFNIEFTRCHKRTGFSTSPESPYTHWKQTVFYMEDYLTVKTGEEIFGTIGMRPNAKNNRDLDFTIDLDFKGQLCELSCSTDYRMR
- the PRMT1 gene encoding protein arginine N-methyltransferase 1 isoform X3, encoding MVGVAEVSCAQAESSEKPNAEDMTSKDYYFDSYAHFGIHEEMLKDEVRTLTYRNSMFHNRHLFKDKVVLDVGSGTGILCMFAAKAGARKVIGIECSSISDYAVKIVKANKLDHVVTIIKGKVEEVELPVEKVDIIISEWMGYCLFYESMLNTVLYARDKWLAPDGLIFPDRATLYVTAIEDRQYKDYKIHWWENVYGFDMSCIKDVAIKEPLVDVVDPKQLVTNACLIKEVDIYTVKVEDLTFTSPFCLQVKRNDYVHALVAYFNIEFTRCHKRTGFSTSPESPYTHWKQTVFYMEDYLTVKTGEEIFGTIGMRPNAKNNRDLDFTIDLDFKGQLCELSCSTDYRMR
- the PRMT1 gene encoding protein arginine N-methyltransferase 1 isoform X4, with translation MVSCAQAESSEKPNAEDMTSKDYYFDSYAHFGIHEEMLKDEVRTLTYRNSMFHNRHLFKDKVVLDVGSGTGILCMFAAKAGARKVIGIECSSISDYAVKIVKANKLDHVVTIIKGKVEEVELPVEKVDIIISEWMGYCLFYESMLNTVLYARDKWLAPDGLIFPDRATLYVTAIEDRQYKDYKIHWWENVYGFDMSCIKDVAIKEPLVDVVDPKQLVTNACLIKEVDIYTVKVEDLTFTSPFCLQVKRNDYVHALVAYFNIEFTRCHKRTGFSTSPESPYTHWKQTVFYMEDYLTVKTGEEIFGTIGMRPNAKNNRDLDFTIDLDFKGQLCELSCSTDYRMR
- the PRMT1 gene encoding protein arginine N-methyltransferase 1 isoform X1 encodes the protein MAAAEAANCIMENFVATLANGMSLQPPLEEVSCAQAESSEKPNAEDMTSKDYYFDSYAHFGIHEEMLKDEVRTLTYRNSMFHNRHLFKDKVVLDVGSGTGILCMFAAKAGARKVIGIECSSISDYAVKIVKANKLDHVVTIIKGKVEEVELPVEKVDIIISEWMGYCLFYESMLNTVLYARDKWLAPDGLIFPDRATLYVTAIEDRQYKDYKIHWWENVYGFDMSCIKDVAIKEPLVDVVDPKQLVTNACLIKEVDIYTVKVEDLTFTSPFCLQVKRNDYVHALVAYFNIEFTRCHKRTGFSTSPESPYTHWKQTVFYMEDYLTVKTGEEIFGTIGMRPNAKNNRDLDFTIDLDFKGQLCELSCSTDYRMR